One stretch of Pedobacter riviphilus DNA includes these proteins:
- the folK gene encoding 2-amino-4-hydroxy-6-hydroxymethyldihydropteridine diphosphokinase, whose protein sequence is MMLNQALEYCTAYLLLGGNLGNREANLKKAIELLNNKIGKVIAISSLYETAAWGKTDQPAFLNQAVALQTNLSALEVLNLALSIEQELGRVRKDKWGERLIDIDLILFGDQIINIPDKLQVPHPYMQKRKFVMEPLAEIAPEVIHPLLGETMLDICRNITDPLEVKKL, encoded by the coding sequence ATGATGCTTAATCAAGCTTTAGAGTACTGCACGGCTTATTTGTTACTGGGCGGAAATTTAGGTAATAGGGAGGCGAATTTGAAAAAAGCCATCGAGCTACTGAACAATAAAATTGGTAAGGTGATAGCCATCTCATCTCTTTACGAAACCGCTGCCTGGGGTAAAACCGATCAACCTGCATTTTTAAACCAGGCTGTGGCCCTGCAAACTAATTTAAGCGCTTTGGAAGTTTTAAATCTGGCATTAAGTATTGAGCAGGAACTGGGTAGGGTGAGGAAAGATAAATGGGGAGAACGCTTAATTGATATCGATCTTATCCTTTTTGGAGATCAAATCATCAATATTCCAGATAAGCTTCAGGTGCCTCACCCGTATATGCAGAAAAGAAAATTTGTGATGGAACCCCTGGCCGAGATTGCCCCCGAAGTGATACATCCACTATTGGGAGAAACGATGCTTGATATTTGCAGAAATATTACAGATCCGCTTGAGGTTAAAAAGCTGTAA
- the pssA gene encoding CDP-diacylglycerol--serine O-phosphatidyltransferase — protein MLKKNIPNAITCANLLSGCIGIVFAFKGNLETAAYFVIFSGIFDFFDGMVARLLNVKSAIGKDLDSLADMVSFGFLPGVMMFHLLKGSDYSSDYLPYFGFLITIFSALRLAKFNNDERQTEDFIGLNTPMNTLFICSLPFIANDYPQVIASSILLIAITAVTSFLLVSEIKIFSLKFSDLSWAKNKIKFIFLILSAILIAFLKFAAIPFVLVLYIALSFLHFKGATPNKSI, from the coding sequence ATGCTTAAAAAAAATATCCCTAATGCGATTACCTGTGCAAACCTTTTATCTGGTTGTATCGGAATCGTTTTTGCATTTAAAGGCAATTTAGAAACCGCAGCTTATTTCGTTATTTTCTCCGGAATTTTCGATTTTTTTGATGGCATGGTTGCCCGCTTATTAAATGTTAAATCTGCAATAGGAAAAGACCTGGATTCTTTGGCTGATATGGTAAGTTTTGGGTTCTTGCCAGGTGTAATGATGTTCCATCTTTTAAAAGGAAGTGATTATTCATCAGATTACCTTCCATATTTTGGTTTTTTAATCACTATTTTTTCCGCCTTGCGCTTGGCCAAATTTAACAATGACGAAAGGCAAACAGAAGATTTTATTGGCTTAAATACACCAATGAATACCTTGTTTATCTGTTCGTTGCCGTTTATTGCCAACGATTATCCGCAGGTTATTGCTTCCAGCATTTTGCTGATTGCCATTACAGCAGTTACAAGCTTCTTACTGGTGAGCGAAATCAAAATATTCTCTTTAAAATTCAGCGATTTAAGCTGGGCGAAAAATAAAATCAAATTTATTTTCCTTATCCTATCGGCAATACTAATTGCTTTTCTAAAATTTGCGGCAATCCCTTTTGTTTTGGTGCTGTATATTGCTTTGTCTTTTCTGCATTTTAAGGGAGCAACCCCAAATAAATCAATATGA
- the pyrF gene encoding orotidine-5'-phosphate decarboxylase: MTKQQLFEQIQKKRSFLCVGLDSSLDKIPKHLLKYENPILEFNKQIIDATKDLCVAYKPNTAFYECYGKKGWETLTETWKYIPEDIFSIADAKRGDIGNTSAMYAETFFNAASSEMSFDSVTVAPYMGSDSVTPFLTFKDKWVILLALTSNMGHADFQLQEVGEDRLFEKVIKTSQAWATDEQMMYVVGATRGAAFGDVRKLAPDHFLLVPGVGAQGGDLGEVCKYGLNSQCGLLINSSRGIIYAGQGEDFAERAREEALKLQQEMEQILVKAELV, encoded by the coding sequence ATGACCAAGCAGCAACTTTTCGAGCAGATACAAAAAAAACGTTCATTTTTATGTGTCGGATTAGATTCTTCGTTAGATAAGATACCAAAACATTTGTTAAAGTATGAAAATCCAATTCTGGAATTCAATAAACAGATTATCGATGCCACGAAAGATTTGTGTGTAGCTTATAAACCCAATACTGCTTTTTATGAGTGTTACGGCAAAAAAGGTTGGGAAACCTTAACCGAAACCTGGAAATATATTCCAGAAGATATTTTTTCTATTGCGGATGCTAAACGTGGCGACATTGGAAATACCTCTGCCATGTATGCCGAAACATTTTTTAATGCAGCATCGTCTGAGATGAGTTTCGATTCGGTTACCGTTGCACCTTATATGGGTAGCGATTCGGTAACACCATTTTTAACTTTTAAAGATAAATGGGTAATTCTATTGGCTTTAACCTCAAATATGGGGCATGCCGATTTTCAATTGCAGGAAGTTGGGGAAGACAGACTCTTCGAAAAAGTGATTAAAACCTCGCAAGCCTGGGCAACTGATGAGCAGATGATGTATGTGGTAGGTGCAACACGTGGCGCGGCGTTTGGCGATGTACGTAAACTGGCACCAGATCACTTTCTTTTGGTACCAGGAGTTGGTGCACAAGGTGGAGATTTAGGTGAAGTGTGTAAATATGGATTAAATTCGCAATGTGGATTATTGATCAACTCTTCAAGAGGAATTATTTACGCTGGCCAGGGCGAAGACTTTGCTGAAAGAGCCAGGGAAGAGGCCTTAAAACTACAACAGGAAATGGAGCAGATTTTGGTTAAGGCAGAACTTGTGTAA
- the rho gene encoding transcription termination factor Rho, with amino-acid sequence MFSKTELNDKLTTELRELAKSYGIEGADSLRKIDLVEVLLHQQEIINAAKAGADPYSEIEPIAATPAPKTKAAKAPKVTAAASTVVADKPDATTADKPVKKRARLTKAEPVTAIEKRRDAVTLFDEPQHQQQPERQPDRIVEAEESVKPISALIEESAEVLPVAPKQKQEPKEKQEKPQRDENRQQKQPGGGNHHKNENSYSNLDFDNVITNEGVLEIMPDGYGFLRSADYNYLTSPDDIYVSQSQIKLFGLKTGDTVKGSIRPPKEGEKYFPLVRVETINGRIPAEVRDRVPFDYLTPLFPTERLNLFTDTNNYSTRIMDLFTPIGKGQRGLIVAQPKTGKTNLLKEVANAIAKNHPEVYLIILLIDERPEEVTDMARSVRAEVIASTFDEPAERHVKIANIVLEKSKRLVESGHDVVILLDSITRLARAYNTTAPASGKILSGGVDANALHKPKRFFGAARNIENGGSLTILATALTDTGSKMDEVIFEEFKGTGNMELQLDRKLSNKRIFPAIDITASSTRRDDLLHDRDTLQRVWILRNHLADMNSQEAMEFVQSQIKGTKSNEEFLISMNS; translated from the coding sequence ATGTTTAGTAAAACAGAATTAAATGATAAGCTCACAACAGAATTACGTGAGCTAGCAAAAAGCTATGGCATTGAAGGTGCCGACTCCCTAAGAAAAATCGACCTTGTTGAAGTCCTTTTACACCAACAAGAAATTATAAATGCCGCTAAAGCTGGTGCAGATCCTTATAGCGAAATTGAACCTATAGCAGCTACTCCTGCGCCTAAAACTAAAGCTGCAAAAGCCCCAAAAGTTACGGCAGCAGCATCTACAGTAGTAGCCGATAAGCCCGATGCAACTACAGCTGATAAGCCTGTTAAAAAAAGAGCGAGGTTAACAAAAGCGGAACCTGTAACAGCAATTGAAAAGAGAAGAGATGCTGTAACATTATTTGACGAACCTCAGCACCAACAACAGCCAGAAAGACAACCCGACAGAATTGTTGAAGCTGAAGAAAGTGTAAAACCAATCTCAGCTTTAATAGAAGAAAGTGCAGAAGTACTTCCGGTAGCGCCAAAACAAAAACAAGAGCCTAAAGAAAAGCAGGAAAAACCGCAGCGCGATGAAAATCGCCAGCAAAAACAACCAGGCGGAGGCAATCACCACAAAAACGAAAACAGTTACTCCAACCTGGATTTCGATAACGTAATTACAAATGAGGGTGTTTTAGAAATTATGCCTGATGGTTATGGTTTCTTGCGTTCGGCAGATTACAACTACTTAACTTCTCCTGATGATATTTATGTATCTCAGTCTCAAATAAAACTTTTTGGATTAAAAACCGGTGATACGGTAAAAGGGAGCATCCGTCCGCCAAAAGAGGGTGAAAAATATTTCCCTTTGGTTCGGGTAGAAACCATTAACGGCAGAATCCCTGCTGAGGTTCGCGACCGTGTTCCTTTTGATTATTTAACGCCACTTTTCCCAACCGAAAGATTAAACCTATTTACGGATACAAACAATTATTCTACCCGTATTATGGATTTATTTACACCGATTGGTAAAGGACAGCGTGGTTTAATTGTTGCACAGCCTAAAACTGGTAAAACCAATTTATTGAAAGAAGTGGCTAATGCAATTGCTAAAAACCACCCTGAAGTTTATTTAATTATCTTATTAATTGATGAGCGCCCTGAAGAGGTTACCGATATGGCCCGAAGTGTAAGAGCTGAGGTAATTGCCTCAACTTTCGATGAGCCAGCTGAACGTCATGTTAAAATTGCCAACATTGTTTTAGAAAAATCGAAACGCCTGGTAGAAAGCGGACATGATGTAGTAATCCTTTTAGATTCGATTACACGCTTGGCGAGAGCGTATAACACTACAGCGCCTGCATCAGGTAAAATATTATCAGGTGGTGTTGATGCCAACGCTTTACACAAACCAAAACGTTTCTTCGGTGCGGCCCGCAACATCGAAAACGGTGGTTCATTAACCATTTTGGCTACTGCATTAACCGATACAGGTTCTAAAATGGATGAGGTGATCTTTGAAGAATTTAAAGGAACCGGTAACATGGAGCTTCAGTTGGATCGTAAATTATCGAACAAACGTATCTTCCCAGCTATCGATATTACGGCATCAAGCACCCGTCGCGATGATTTATTGCACGACAGGGATACATTACAGCGCGTATGGATATTACGTAACCACCTTGCTGATATGAATAGCCAGGAAGCGATGGAATTTGTTCAATCTCAAATAAAAGGGACAAAAAGTAACGAAGAGTTCTTAATTTCGATGAACAGCTAA